In one window of Chryseobacterium sp. JV274 DNA:
- a CDS encoding META domain-containing protein, whose product MKNLFLSICAAAVLASCGSMTSPSASKVGKAQPALANTKWTLAESVKGKVPTLNIEGEKITGNAGCNNYFGTASIDPSTGGFTAGQMGSTKMMCNNIGVEQNFMDMMGKANKYVISGNTLELYKDNLLLLKFTKSE is encoded by the coding sequence ATGAAAAATCTTTTTTTAAGTATATGTGCAGCAGCAGTACTGGCATCATGTGGATCCATGACAAGCCCGTCTGCATCTAAAGTAGGAAAGGCTCAGCCTGCTCTTGCCAATACAAAATGGACTCTGGCTGAAAGTGTAAAAGGTAAGGTTCCGACATTAAATATTGAAGGAGAGAAAATTACAGGAAATGCAGGGTGTAACAACTATTTCGGAACAGCTTCAATAGATCCGTCTACAGGTGGTTTTACAGCCGGGCAAATGGGATCTACAAAAATGATGTGCAACAACATCGGAGTTGAGCAGAACTTTATGGATATGATGGGAAAAGCAAATAAATATGTGATTTCCGGAAATACTTTAGAATTGTATAAAGACAATCTCTTGCTATTGAAATTCACTAAATCAGAATAA